In Daphnia pulicaria isolate SC F1-1A chromosome 9, SC_F0-13Bv2, whole genome shotgun sequence, a single genomic region encodes these proteins:
- the LOC124313285 gene encoding RNA-binding protein 4.1-like isoform X4, translating to MAAPPTKIFVGRLPLDAKQEDLRALFEKYGVITECDVLNRFGFVHMKSEEMAKRAIAALHNSEFMGSRITVEPSTGKKGAGGGGGGGGGGGRGGRSPGGGRGGGPVGRNGGFGGGRPSPYDRPRGLGDRYGPPGGLPPSNGGGYYEDFDMYGRRGPAPVSRDPYGPPSYERRGYEPAYGDRYGGGDRDRRPMPPMGGSPYDRRPPPSADYPPSRAGPEYRRRTPPPGPMGDTYGRFDRDVYEAVPSDPYGSRRAAV from the exons ATGGCCGCACCGCCG ACTAAAATTTTCGTTGGACGTTTGCCTCTCGATGCGAAGCAAGAAGACCTACGCGCCTTGTTTGAGAAGTATGGCGTCATTACAGAATGTGACGTCCTTAACCGTTTTGGCTTTGTGCACATGAAATCCGAAGAAATGGCTAAACGAGCTATCGCTGCGTTGCATAACTCTGAATTTATGGGCTCTCGCATCACTGTTGAG CCCTCAACTGGAAAGAAAGGAgctggaggaggaggtggtggtggtggaggaggaggcagAGGTGGACGGTCACCAGGTGGTGGTCGTGGAGGTGGCCCTGTTGGACGCAATGGAGGTTTTGGTGGTGGCAGGCCTTCACCTTATGACCGTCCAAGAGGTCTAGGAGATCGATATGGCCCTCCAGGTGGTCTACCTCCTTCAAATGGTGGAG GTTACTATGAGGACTTTGACATGTACGGTCGACGTGGACCAGCTCCTGTTTCCCGCGATCCTTACGGCCCACCGTCATACGAGCGACGTGGTTACGAGCCAGCTTATGGAGACCGTTACGGTGGCGGTGATCGGGATCGTCGCCCAATGCCTCCAATGGGCGGTTCACCATACGACAGGCGCCCACCACCCTCAGCCGATTACCCGCCATCACGTGCCGGACCTGAATACCGCAGAAGGACTCCACCTCCAGGCCCAATGGGTGACACCTA TGGTCGATTTGATCGTGACGTGTACGAAGCGGTGCCATCTGACCCATACGGCTCTAGACG CGCGGCCGTTTGA
- the LOC124312944 gene encoding L-asparaginase-like → MLSSSSRKETEAMATASCALLEADDDSEIVSTSPGNAGPPIDAAHVPKKLWRHSSMDVCANLEAKNESKVLVLYTGGTIGMMRNENGALVPMANALERMIRKAIHLHDEKYATARFGAGNTHKAPLALPSLGPDAKRILYTIYEYEPLLDSSNMTMDDWINIAKDLRRSYELFDGFVILHGTDTLSYTASALSFMLENLGKTVIVTGSQIPIFEIRSDGRDNFLGALIVAGSYCIPEVCVFFNHKLYRGNRTVKRSNGSLDAFDSPNLPSLAHFGIDVHVEYRSVFRPVTIDRFRVHSILNRNVCLLRLFPSITIQTVRALLHPPIEGIVMQTYGSGNVPSNRLDLIDELRRATQKGVLIINTTQCCHGAVQAIYETGAALLEAGVIPGADMTPEAALTKLSYVLSKDEWDLDTKRQMMMTNLRGELTLPHTTLVKEMELIEALARSLHLSSSEEMDQLKDVLFPSLICSAVKTEDLSKLESLEKYGANLSASDSDGRTPLHVAAGEGRLSVVEFLLGRGASVHSRDRLGNTPLMSAVSGDHQEVISVLVQCGAHLTNGPHTIGEMLCSSAAKGNVKRLTSLMKAGADLNQPDVSNRTALHLAVHHKQDSCVTFLLKNKVLIDKKDDFGLTAADVARKFKHENILEMLTNR, encoded by the exons AtgctgagcagcagcagccgcaagGAGACGGAGGCGATGGCGACGGCGTCGTGTGCCTTGTTGGAAGCGGACGACGATAGCGAAATTGTTTCTACATCGCCGGGAAACGCCGGCCCTCCTATCGACGCGGCTCACGTTCCCAAGAAACTATGGCGCCACTCGTCTATGGACGTCTGCGCCAACCTCGAAGCCAAGAACGAATCCAAAGTCTTGGTTCTCTACACGG GGGGAACGATCGGCATGATGAGAAACGAGAATGGAG ctctgGTGCCCATGGCGAACGCGCTGGAACGAATGATACGAAAGGCCATCCATTTGCACGACGAGAAATACGCGACGGCTCGTTTCGGCGCCGGAAACACCCACAAGGCTCCTTTGGCTCTGCCTTCGCTCGGTCCCGACGCCAAGCGCATTCTCTACACCATTTACGAGTACGAGCCGCTATTGGACTCGTCGAACATGACAATGGATGACTGGATCAATATCGCCAAGGATCTGAGG CGATCGTACGAACTCTTTGATGGTTTCGTCATCCTCCACGGCACCGACACGCTCTCCTACACGGCTTCGGCGCTGTCTTTCATGCTGGAGAACCTGGGCAAGACGGTAATTGTCACCGGTTCGCAGATTCCCATTTTCGAAATCCGGAGCGACGGAAGAGATAATTTCCTCGGGGCTTTGATCGTGGCCGGAAGCTATTGCATCCCCGAGGTTTGCGTCTTTTTCAACCACAAACTCTACCGTGGCAACCGGACGGTTAAACGCTCTAACGGTTCCCTGGACGCGTTTGATTCTCCCAATCTTCCGTCGCTCGCCCACTttggcattgacgtgcacg TGGAATACAGATCTGTTTTTAGACCGGTGACGATCGATCGGTTTCGCGTCCATTCCATTTTGAATCGAAATGTTTGCTTGCTTCGACTCTTTCCCAGTATCACCATTCAAACTGTTCGCGCCCTTCTTCATCCGCCAATCGAAGGCATTGTCATGCAGACATACGGATCGG GCAACGTCCCTTCTAATCGTCTAGATCTCATCGATGAACTGCGTAGAGCTACCCAAAAGGGCGTTTTGATTATCAATACGACGCAGTGCTGTCACGGCGCTGTTCAGGCCATTTACGAAACTGGGGCAGCACTGTTGGAAGCTGGAGTCATCCCCGGTGCCGATATGACTCCTGAGGCCGCCCTGACGAAATTGTCGTACGTTTTGTCGAAAGACGAGTGGGATCTCGACACAAAGAGGcaaatgatgatgacgaaTTTGAGGGGAGAATTGACGCTTCCGCATACGACGCTGGTCAAAGAAATGGAACTGATTGAAGCTTTGGCGCGATCCTTGCACTTGTCTTCCAGTGAAGAAATGGACCAACTCAAAGATGTTCTCTTTCCTTCACTCATTTGTTCCGCTGTCAAG ACGGAAGATTTATCGAAACTGGAATCTTTGGAGAAATACGGTGCTAATTTGTCTGCGTCTGACAGTGATGGTAGAACTCCACTTCATGTGGCGGCTGGTGAAGGCCGATTGTCAGTTGTAGAGTTCCTATTGGGAAGAGGAGCATCCGTCCATTCGAGGGATCGATTAGGAAACACGCCATTGATGTCGGCCGTATCGGGTGATCATCAGGAAGTT ATATCAGTTTTGGTCCAGTGTGGTGCTCACTTGACGAATGGGCCTCACACGATTGGCGAAATGCTGTGCAGTTCCGCCGCTAAAGGAAACGTCAAAAGGCTGACCTCGTTGATGAAAGCTGGAGCTGATCTGAATCAACCGGATGTCAGCAATCGAACAGCCCTTCATTTAGCAGTTCACCACAAGCag GACTCGTGTGTAACGTTTCTGCTGAAGAATAAAGTGTTGATCGATAAGAAAGATGACTTTGGACTCACGGCAGCAGACGTCGCTCGAAAATTTAAACATGaaaatattcttgaaatgCTGACGAATCGCTAA
- the LOC124313285 gene encoding RNA-binding protein 4.1-like isoform X2: MAAPPTKIFVGRLPLDAKQEDLRALFEKYGVITECDVLNRFGFVHMKSEEMAKRAIAALHNSEFMGSRITVEPSTGKKGAGGGGGGGGGGGRGGRSPGGGRGGGPVGRNGGFGGGRPSPYDRPRGLGDRYGPPGGLPPSNGYYEDFDMYGRRGPAPVSRDPYGPPSYERRGYEPAYGDRYGGGDRDRRPMPPMGGSPYDRRPPPSADYPPSRAGPEYRRRTPPPGPMGDTYGRFDRDVYEAVPSDPYGSRRYPGAAPLGDRDLPPRRY, from the exons ATGGCCGCACCGCCG ACTAAAATTTTCGTTGGACGTTTGCCTCTCGATGCGAAGCAAGAAGACCTACGCGCCTTGTTTGAGAAGTATGGCGTCATTACAGAATGTGACGTCCTTAACCGTTTTGGCTTTGTGCACATGAAATCCGAAGAAATGGCTAAACGAGCTATCGCTGCGTTGCATAACTCTGAATTTATGGGCTCTCGCATCACTGTTGAG CCCTCAACTGGAAAGAAAGGAgctggaggaggaggtggtggtggtggaggaggaggcagAGGTGGACGGTCACCAGGTGGTGGTCGTGGAGGTGGCCCTGTTGGACGCAATGGAGGTTTTGGTGGTGGCAGGCCTTCACCTTATGACCGTCCAAGAGGTCTAGGAGATCGATATGGCCCTCCAGGTGGTCTACCTCCTTCAAATG GTTACTATGAGGACTTTGACATGTACGGTCGACGTGGACCAGCTCCTGTTTCCCGCGATCCTTACGGCCCACCGTCATACGAGCGACGTGGTTACGAGCCAGCTTATGGAGACCGTTACGGTGGCGGTGATCGGGATCGTCGCCCAATGCCTCCAATGGGCGGTTCACCATACGACAGGCGCCCACCACCCTCAGCCGATTACCCGCCATCACGTGCCGGACCTGAATACCGCAGAAGGACTCCACCTCCAGGCCCAATGGGTGACACCTA TGGTCGATTTGATCGTGACGTGTACGAAGCGGTGCCATCTGACCCATACGGCTCTAGACG CTATCCGGGCGCCGCCCCACTCGGAGATCGAGACCTGCCTCCCCGCCGTTattaa
- the LOC124313285 gene encoding glycine-rich RNA-binding protein blt801-like isoform X1: MAAPPTKIFVGRLPLDAKQEDLRALFEKYGVITECDVLNRFGFVHMKSEEMAKRAIAALHNSEFMGSRITVEPSTGKKGAGGGGGGGGGGGRGGRSPGGGRGGGPVGRNGGFGGGRPSPYDRPRGLGDRYGPPGGLPPSNGGGYYEDFDMYGRRGPAPVSRDPYGPPSYERRGYEPAYGDRYGGGDRDRRPMPPMGGSPYDRRPPPSADYPPSRAGPEYRRRTPPPGPMGDTYGRFDRDVYEAVPSDPYGSRRYPGAAPLGDRDLPPRRY; the protein is encoded by the exons ATGGCCGCACCGCCG ACTAAAATTTTCGTTGGACGTTTGCCTCTCGATGCGAAGCAAGAAGACCTACGCGCCTTGTTTGAGAAGTATGGCGTCATTACAGAATGTGACGTCCTTAACCGTTTTGGCTTTGTGCACATGAAATCCGAAGAAATGGCTAAACGAGCTATCGCTGCGTTGCATAACTCTGAATTTATGGGCTCTCGCATCACTGTTGAG CCCTCAACTGGAAAGAAAGGAgctggaggaggaggtggtggtggtggaggaggaggcagAGGTGGACGGTCACCAGGTGGTGGTCGTGGAGGTGGCCCTGTTGGACGCAATGGAGGTTTTGGTGGTGGCAGGCCTTCACCTTATGACCGTCCAAGAGGTCTAGGAGATCGATATGGCCCTCCAGGTGGTCTACCTCCTTCAAATGGTGGAG GTTACTATGAGGACTTTGACATGTACGGTCGACGTGGACCAGCTCCTGTTTCCCGCGATCCTTACGGCCCACCGTCATACGAGCGACGTGGTTACGAGCCAGCTTATGGAGACCGTTACGGTGGCGGTGATCGGGATCGTCGCCCAATGCCTCCAATGGGCGGTTCACCATACGACAGGCGCCCACCACCCTCAGCCGATTACCCGCCATCACGTGCCGGACCTGAATACCGCAGAAGGACTCCACCTCCAGGCCCAATGGGTGACACCTA TGGTCGATTTGATCGTGACGTGTACGAAGCGGTGCCATCTGACCCATACGGCTCTAGACG CTATCCGGGCGCCGCCCCACTCGGAGATCGAGACCTGCCTCCCCGCCGTTattaa
- the LOC124313285 gene encoding RNA-binding protein 4.1-like isoform X3 — protein sequence MAAPPTKIFVGRLPLDAKQEDLRALFEKYGVITECDVLNRFGFVHMKSEEMAKRAIAALHNSEFMGSRITVEPSTGKKGAGGGGGGGGGGGRGGRSPGGGRGGGPVGRNGGFGGGRPSPYDRPRGLGDRYGPPGYYEDFDMYGRRGPAPVSRDPYGPPSYERRGYEPAYGDRYGGGDRDRRPMPPMGGSPYDRRPPPSADYPPSRAGPEYRRRTPPPGPMGDTYGRFDRDVYEAVPSDPYGSRRYPGAAPLGDRDLPPRRY from the exons ATGGCCGCACCGCCG ACTAAAATTTTCGTTGGACGTTTGCCTCTCGATGCGAAGCAAGAAGACCTACGCGCCTTGTTTGAGAAGTATGGCGTCATTACAGAATGTGACGTCCTTAACCGTTTTGGCTTTGTGCACATGAAATCCGAAGAAATGGCTAAACGAGCTATCGCTGCGTTGCATAACTCTGAATTTATGGGCTCTCGCATCACTGTTGAG CCCTCAACTGGAAAGAAAGGAgctggaggaggaggtggtggtggtggaggaggaggcagAGGTGGACGGTCACCAGGTGGTGGTCGTGGAGGTGGCCCTGTTGGACGCAATGGAGGTTTTGGTGGTGGCAGGCCTTCACCTTATGACCGTCCAAGAGGTCTAGGAGATCGATATGGCCCTCCAG GTTACTATGAGGACTTTGACATGTACGGTCGACGTGGACCAGCTCCTGTTTCCCGCGATCCTTACGGCCCACCGTCATACGAGCGACGTGGTTACGAGCCAGCTTATGGAGACCGTTACGGTGGCGGTGATCGGGATCGTCGCCCAATGCCTCCAATGGGCGGTTCACCATACGACAGGCGCCCACCACCCTCAGCCGATTACCCGCCATCACGTGCCGGACCTGAATACCGCAGAAGGACTCCACCTCCAGGCCCAATGGGTGACACCTA TGGTCGATTTGATCGTGACGTGTACGAAGCGGTGCCATCTGACCCATACGGCTCTAGACG CTATCCGGGCGCCGCCCCACTCGGAGATCGAGACCTGCCTCCCCGCCGTTattaa